One Rutidosis leptorrhynchoides isolate AG116_Rl617_1_P2 unplaced genomic scaffold, CSIRO_AGI_Rlap_v1 contig461, whole genome shotgun sequence DNA window includes the following coding sequences:
- the LOC139883857 gene encoding geranylgeranyl transferase type-2 subunit beta 1 isoform X2, producing the protein MAELAADKHVKYILSVEKKDSFESVVMDHLRMNGAYWGLTTLDLLGKLDTVDKDEVISWIMHCQHESGGFAGNIGHDPHILYTLSAVQVLALFDKLDVLDIDKVSNYIVGLQNEDGSFSGDMWGEIDTRFSYIAICCLSLLHCLHKINVEKAVNYIVSCKNMDGGFGCTPGAESHAGQIFCCVGALAITGSLHHVDKDLLGWWLCERQVKSGGLNGRPEKLPDVCYSWWVLSSLIMIDRVDWIDKNKLIKFILDCQDVENGGISDRPDDAVDVFHTYFGVAGLSLLQYPGVKAVDPAFALPVNVVNRIFSSR; encoded by the exons AAAGATAGTTTTGAATCTGTGGTTATGGATCACCTTAGGATGAATGGTGCGTACTGGGGATTGACCACTTTAGATCTTCTTGGAAAGCTAGACACTGTTGATAAAGATGAAGTTATTTCATGGATTATGCATTGTCAACATGAGTCAG GTGGTTTTGCGGGTAATATCGGACATGACCCACATATCTTATATACTTTGAGTGCTGTTCAAGTTTTGGCTCTCTTTGACAAGTTGGATGTTCTCGACATTGATAAAGTGTCAAATT ATATTGTTGGCCTGCAAAATGAAGACGGGTCCTTTTCAGGGGATATGTGGGGTGAAATCGATACGCG GTTTTCCTATATTGCAATATGTTGTCTTTCACTATTACATTGTCTTCATAAGATCAATGTGGAGAAGGCTGTCAACTACATTGTAAGTTGCAAAAACATGGATGGTGGTTTTGGATGCACTCCAGGAGCAGAATCTCATGCCGGACAAA TTTTTTGCTGTGTTGGTGCACTTGCTATTACTGGATCTCTACATCACGTGGACAAGGACCTTCTAGGATGGTGGCTATGTGAGCGCCAAGTGAAATCAGGAGGCTTGAATGGCCGACCTGAGAAATTACCCGAT GTCTGCTACTCATGGTGGGTTCTCTCTAGCTTGATTATGATTGACAGAGTTGATTGGATCGACAAGAATAAACTCATCAAGTTCATCTTAGATTGTCAG GATGTGGAGAATGGGGGAATTTCGGATAGACCAGATGATGCTGTTGATGTCTTTCACACATATTTTGGAGTAGCAG GACTTTCGCTTCTTCAGTATCCTGGAGTGAAAGCTGTAGATCCAGCTTTTGCGTTACCCGTTAATGTCGTCAATAGAATTTTCTCAAGTAGATAA
- the LOC139883857 gene encoding geranylgeranyl transferase type-2 subunit beta 1 isoform X1, translating to MAELAADKHVKYILSVEKKKDSFESVVMDHLRMNGAYWGLTTLDLLGKLDTVDKDEVISWIMHCQHESGGFAGNIGHDPHILYTLSAVQVLALFDKLDVLDIDKVSNYIVGLQNEDGSFSGDMWGEIDTRFSYIAICCLSLLHCLHKINVEKAVNYIVSCKNMDGGFGCTPGAESHAGQIFCCVGALAITGSLHHVDKDLLGWWLCERQVKSGGLNGRPEKLPDVCYSWWVLSSLIMIDRVDWIDKNKLIKFILDCQDVENGGISDRPDDAVDVFHTYFGVAGLSLLQYPGVKAVDPAFALPVNVVNRIFSSR from the exons AAGAAAGATAGTTTTGAATCTGTGGTTATGGATCACCTTAGGATGAATGGTGCGTACTGGGGATTGACCACTTTAGATCTTCTTGGAAAGCTAGACACTGTTGATAAAGATGAAGTTATTTCATGGATTATGCATTGTCAACATGAGTCAG GTGGTTTTGCGGGTAATATCGGACATGACCCACATATCTTATATACTTTGAGTGCTGTTCAAGTTTTGGCTCTCTTTGACAAGTTGGATGTTCTCGACATTGATAAAGTGTCAAATT ATATTGTTGGCCTGCAAAATGAAGACGGGTCCTTTTCAGGGGATATGTGGGGTGAAATCGATACGCG GTTTTCCTATATTGCAATATGTTGTCTTTCACTATTACATTGTCTTCATAAGATCAATGTGGAGAAGGCTGTCAACTACATTGTAAGTTGCAAAAACATGGATGGTGGTTTTGGATGCACTCCAGGAGCAGAATCTCATGCCGGACAAA TTTTTTGCTGTGTTGGTGCACTTGCTATTACTGGATCTCTACATCACGTGGACAAGGACCTTCTAGGATGGTGGCTATGTGAGCGCCAAGTGAAATCAGGAGGCTTGAATGGCCGACCTGAGAAATTACCCGAT GTCTGCTACTCATGGTGGGTTCTCTCTAGCTTGATTATGATTGACAGAGTTGATTGGATCGACAAGAATAAACTCATCAAGTTCATCTTAGATTGTCAG GATGTGGAGAATGGGGGAATTTCGGATAGACCAGATGATGCTGTTGATGTCTTTCACACATATTTTGGAGTAGCAG GACTTTCGCTTCTTCAGTATCCTGGAGTGAAAGCTGTAGATCCAGCTTTTGCGTTACCCGTTAATGTCGTCAATAGAATTTTCTCAAGTAGATAA
- the LOC139883855 gene encoding transcription termination factor MTEF1, chloroplastic produces the protein MPALQSSLCIANQTPISHQLNAGSATTQLAAKPKSILHDHPLYQSTHKSLSLQFKEKVLCLEIMGVDSGKALSLNPSLHSASLDSIQSIISFLHSKGIHQKDFPRIFGMCPKILTSDIRTELKPVFNFLSQDLKVPDHDFRKVVNKCPRLLSSSARDQLKPCLFYLQRLGFENLANLAYQDTVLLVSNVENTLMPKLRFLENIGFSRNEAVGMVLRCPALFTFSVENNFKPKFEYFKVEMKGKLQELKEFPQYFAFSLEKRIKPRHMEVVQSGIDIPLSVMLKSKDEEFQEMLRQGD, from the coding sequence ATGCCTGCATTGCAATCTTCTCTCTGCATCGCAAACCAAACTCCGATCAGCCACCAACTGAACGCCGGCAGCGCCACCACCCAATTAGCCGCAAAACCAAAAAGCATCCTCCATGACCACCCTCTATACCAATCAACACACAAATCTCTCTCCCTCCAATTCAAAGAGAAAGTGCTCTGCCTAGAAATCATGGGGGTCGATTCAGGCAAAGCTCTATCCCTAAACCCATCTCTCCATTCCGCCTCACTCGATTCGATCCAATCCATAATCTCATTCCTTCATTCCAAAGGCATCCACCAGAAAGATTTCCCAAGAATCTTCGGCATGTGTCCCAAAATCCTGACATCCGATATCAGAACAGAACTCAAACCTGTCTTCAACTTCCTCTCACAAGACCTTAAAGTCCCCGACCACGATTTTCGTAAAGTGGTCAATAAATGTCCTAGACTTTTATCATCCAGCGCTAGAGATCAGCTCAAACCATGTCTTTTCTACCTCCAAAGGCTTGGATTCGAAAATCTAGCCAACTTGGCTTATCAAGACACTGTCTTATTAGTCTCTAACGTGGAGAACACGTTAATGCCTAAACTAAGGTTTCTGGAAAATATTGGGTTTTCGAGAAATGAAGCTGTCGGGATGGTTTTGAGGTGTCCTGCTTTGTTCACTTTTAGTGTGGAGAACAATTTTAAGCCGAAGTTCGAGTATTTTAAGGTTGAGATGAAGGGAAAGTTGCAGGAATTGAAGGAGTTTCCTCAGTACTTTGCTTTTAGCTTGGAGAAGAGGATAAAGCCAAGACATATGGAAGTTGTACAGAGTGGAATTGATATTCCATTGTCTGTAATGCTCAAGAGTAAAGATGAGGAGTTTCAGGAAATGCTAAGGCAAGGAGATTGA
- the LOC139883856 gene encoding solanesyl diphosphate synthase 3, chloroplastic/mitochondrial-like produces the protein MVVATVPNLASAAEYFFQIGVEGKRFRPTVLLLMATALNVHVPEPPPSPWGDTSTTDLRNRQQSLAAITEMMHVASLLHDDVLDDAETRRGIGSLNIVMGNKLSVLAGDFLLSRACVALASLKNTEVVSLMATAVEHLVTGETMQLTTSSEKRCGMEYYMQKTYYKTASLISNSCKSIALLAGQSAEVAMLAFEYGKNLGLAFQLIDDVLDFTGTSASLGKGSLTDIQHGIVTAPILFAADEFPQLLEILDQGFDNPENVDTALEYLSKSRGIQKTRELAMKHADLAAQAIDSLPETDDEVVRKSRRALVELTQIVITRNK, from the exons ATGGTAGTGGCTACG GTACCTAACCTTGCCTCTGCCGCTGAGTACTTTTTCCAAATAGGGGTTGAAGGAAAGAGATTTCGTCCCACG GTTTTACTTTTAATGGCTACGGCATTGAATGTACATGTACCTGAACCACCTCCCAGCCCATGGGGTGATACTTCAACAACTGACCTTCGTAATCGCCAGCAGTCTCTAGCTGCAATTACTGAAATGATGCAC GTGGCGAGCCTTCTTCATGATGATGTCTTGGATGATGCTGAGACCAGACGTGGTATTGGTTCGTTAAATATCGTGATGGGCAATAAG TTATCTGTACTTGCTGGGGATTTTCTGCTTTCAAGAGCTTGTGTGGCCCTTGCTTCTTTGAAAAATACTGAG GTCGTATCATTAATGGCAACTGCTGTGGAGCATCTTGTTACTGGTGAAACCATGCAATTGACTACTTCATCTGAAAAGCGTTGTGG CATGGAATATTACATGCAAAAGACATACTACAAGACTGCATCATTGATTTCGAACAGCTGCAAATCAATTGCCCTTCTTGCCGGGCAATCAGCTGAAGTTGCAATGTTGGCTTTTGAATATGGAAAAAATCTG GGATTGGCGTTTCAGTTGATCGATGATGTTCTTGATTTCACCGGAACATCAGCTTCTCTTGGAAAGGGTTCTTTAACTGATATCCAGCAT GGAATTGTAACTGCTCCTATATTGTTTGCCGCCGACGAGTTTCCTCAGTTACTTGAAATTCTTGACCAGGGCTTTGACAACCCTGAAAATGTGGACACG GCCCTTGAGTACCTCTCAAAGAGTCGTGGAATACAAAAGACAAGGGAGCTGGCTATGAAGCATGCCGATCTTGCTGCTCAAGCAATTGATTCTCTGCCTGAAACTGACGATGAAGTTGTCAGAAAGTCGAGGCGAGCGCTTGTAGAGCTCACTCAAATAGTCATCACAAGAAATAAGTGA